Genomic segment of Mercurialis annua linkage group LG6, ddMerAnnu1.2, whole genome shotgun sequence:
TATGGGATGGCCTTTGGCCCCTtccaactttttaaaattgctTAAATTAGTATTGAAAATTAATCTATATTGCGATTGGCCCTTATATAATGCATGGTGCGGTTTATCATCTCTAATGTAGAATTTTAGTTCGGTCATGGGTAGAATATGAGTACCcatgtcaaaaaaataaatattcttaaATTGAAATGTCATCCAATCCAAATTTTATCTATTGAATATCATTGGTAAAATATGGGTACCCATATCAAAGCGTTATTTTAATGGGTTAGAAGATATTCATCCATAATATATCCATTTAATAAATAACTATCCTTTTATGATCCATACCTTTTATATAATGGGTGGGTAAATGGGTATGGATAAAAATTGTCACCTCTACCATTTTTGTATATTATTACAAATAGTTTTACTTGCCAGACATACTTTGTTATTGCCACAACATGTAGTAGTGCAAACTGATCATTTGATTCATGCTAGCAAGATGTTCTAATTGCAATATATCATTAATTTGCATTTATTCACTCCTAATTATGAATAGATAGAAAAATTACTAACAAGATTTTATTGTTTCATTGTAATATAATTCTCAGATATATATTTGCTTAAACGGATTAATACCAATGCTACCGGTAAGTGGACCGGCAGAACTAGAGTCCGCAGCAGAAGCAGCAAACTGGTTACCTTCAGGCCTGCAATCTTTCTTACCGGCAAACATTAAACCCGATCTAAACAAGCTTTCCGTCGGCGGCCACAGTAGAGGCGGAAAAACCGCAGCTGCACTCACACTTGAGTATGCAGAAACGCCGCTACAAGTTCAAATCTCAGCTCTAGTACTTATAGACCCGGTTGAAGGAGCAAGCAAAAATAACCCTACCCAGCCCAAGATCCTAACCTACATTCCTCAGTCACTGAACTTATCGATTCCGGTAGCGGTCATCGGAACCGGGTTGGGTAACCAGCCGGTCTGCTGGCTAGTCTGTCCTGCTTGTGCTCCTGACGGAGTGAACCATGAGGAGTTTTTCAATGAGTTCAAAGCTCCGGCCGGTCATTTTGTTACTACAGATTATGGGCACATGGACATGTTGAATGATAATATAACAGATGTAGTTGGGAGATTAACGAATTCTTTGTGCAAGAGTAGTCGGGATCCTAAGAAGCCGATGAGACAAACTGTCGGCGGTATCATAGTGGCGTTTTTCAAGGCTTATTTTGAAGGTGAAAGTGATGACTATATGACTATAGTGCAACAACCTTCTGTAGCTCCGGCAAAACTTCATCATGTCCAATTGATTGAAGCATAATTTGATTGCACAACCATGCATAGCgtatttataacatatatacaTGGCATTTACTTGCATTTTTCGgcaaatgccactaaaaatatCGTTAATTATTGTATCCCTAAAAGTTATATATATCGGCATCAAATTACAAAGTGGGTATAGATTACATGTTGGAATGCTAGTAAAAGTAGAC
This window contains:
- the LOC126688378 gene encoding chlorophyllase-1, chloroplastic-like, giving the protein MAKLLATTMLVLVIAILLPLTPLKAESDLRRALDVFETGKVSTTKYEVDESEAANSPPKPLLIITPTVPGLYPVIMLLHGTCLVNSFYSDLFQHIASHGYIIVAPQIYICLNGLIPMLPVSGPAELESAAEAANWLPSGLQSFLPANIKPDLNKLSVGGHSRGGKTAAALTLEYAETPLQVQISALVLIDPVEGASKNNPTQPKILTYIPQSLNLSIPVAVIGTGLGNQPVCWLVCPACAPDGVNHEEFFNEFKAPAGHFVTTDYGHMDMLNDNITDVVGRLTNSLCKSSRDPKKPMRQTVGGIIVAFFKAYFEGESDDYMTIVQQPSVAPAKLHHVQLIEA